A DNA window from Leptidea sinapis chromosome 39, ilLepSina1.1, whole genome shotgun sequence contains the following coding sequences:
- the LOC126976179 gene encoding sex peptide receptor, producing the protein MADNKEWAGFYGVENRSNFKIEDDIYQGTLDFPAKSNYSLYENQTFDPEYSNFTTDDFCTSNYSHVYLNVTCEFPVNYAEPMYGYIAPFLLATTTVANTLIVVVLSRRHMRTPTNVVLMAMALCDMFTMLFPAPWLFYMYTFGNHYKPLSPVRACQAWMYMNDVIPAMFHTASIWLTLALAVQRYIYVCHAPVARTWCTMPRVKKCLIYIGIAAFLHQFPRFFEKEFVPHVTVWRGRREEVCRSEISAWVHKLSVDAYFITYFTFRVLFVHLIPCTSLVVLNVLLFRAMRTAQINRQKLFKENRKSECKRLRDSNCTTLMLIVVVTVFLLVEIPVAVVTILHIISSTLVEILDYNIANVLILITNFCIIVSYPINFAIYCGMSRQFRETFKELFIRGSVTSRNGGSSRYSLVNGPRTCTNETVL; encoded by the exons ATGGCGGATAACAAGGAATGGGCGGGATTCTACGGCGTCGAGAACCGTTCGAATTTCAAAATTGAAGATGACATTTATCAAGGCACGCTGGATTTTCCCGCCAAATCGAACTACAGCTTATACGAAAACCAAACATTTGATCCAGAATATTCAAATTTTACCACAGACGACTTTTGCACATCGAATTATTCACACGTATATTTGAACGTAACGTGCGAGTTCCCTGTTAATTATGCTGAGCCAATGTATGG CTACATCGCTCCGTTTCTTCTCGCCACAACAACAGTAGCCAACACATTGATAGTGGTGGTACTGTCCCGGCGCCACATGCGGACTCCCACGAACGTGGTGCTGATGGCGATGGCTCTTTGTGACATGTTCACCATGCTGTTCCCAGCGCCCTGGCTCTTCTATATGTACACGTTTGGAAACCATTATAAGCCGCTAAGTCCAGTCAGAGCCTGCCAAGCTTGGATGTATATGAATGAT GTCATTCCCGCGATGTTCCACACGGCTAGCATATGGCTAACACTGGCTCTAGCCGTGCAGAGATACATATATGTATGCCACGCGCCCGTTGCGAGAACctg gtGCACAATGCCACGAGTGAAGAAGTGTCTCATCTACATAGGCATTGCTGCCTTCCTGCACCAGTTCCCGAGGTTTTTCGAGAAGGAGTTCGTCCCCCACGTCACCGTGTGGCGCGGTAGGAGAGAAGAAGTGTGCAGG aGCGAGATATCAGCTTGGGTTCACAAACTATCGGTCGACGCCTACTTCATTACGTATTTCACATTCAGAGTTCTCTTCGTCCATCTGATCCCATGCACATCTCTCGTAGTCCTCAACGTTCTCCTTTTCAGAGCCATGAGAACCGCACAGATCAACCGCCAGaagttatttaaagaaaatcgTAAATCCGAATGCAAAAGACTTCGCGACTCAAACTGTACAACACTAATGTTAATAGTGGTTGTCACTGTTTTCCTGCTTGTCGAGATACCTGTAGCCGTAGTTACAATACTTCATATTATATCAAGCACTTTAGTCGAGATTCTAGACTACAATATAGCAAATGTTTTAATActaattacaaatttttgtaTCATCGTCTCCTATCCGATAAACTTCGCTATTTACTGCGGCATGTCGCGACAATTTCGAGAGACATTTAAGGAGTTATTTATACGAGGCTCGGTGACATCTAGAAATGGTGGTTCCAGTAGATATTCGTTAGTAAACGGCCCGAGGACTTGTACGAACGAAACTGtgctataa